In Eucalyptus grandis isolate ANBG69807.140 chromosome 4, ASM1654582v1, whole genome shotgun sequence, the following proteins share a genomic window:
- the LOC104441439 gene encoding E3 ubiquitin-protein ligase COP1 isoform X2 gives MPVDPQDTKEHIKATDNKQHARSLEPENECFQKLKNFDVSTTATDRPSSLVGGSCCHCGQRILLRSHETPRQRAQQEKVEELSDDGHMMDLLQKIDCLRLGSQDTSQTGPHTAMEGPVLRKEETGYDSMKREGCPSGFKDFKSMLSSFMEYSQLKVIAELNNGVHVGSWKVVSSIELNKDEELFGTAGISKTIEVFHFSSVVNGTAAGHGPVAKISKESKLSCLSWNKYMNNQFAVSDYGGIVAVHDAATSQSMIQFKEHDNRVWSIDFSHTEPHLLISGGDGCKVKVWSTKQEASVLTIDMRASICTVKYDPGSSVYLAVGSADHNIYYYDLRYVSEPVHKLKGHGKSVSHVEFSSSNNLVSASIDSSLRLWDIKKCAPLRVFRGHSNTKNFVGLSSSGDFIGCGSETNEVVVYHKDFSRPAAWHSFDSPCTGHAGKTADVCFVSAVCWKRDSSVMLAANGQGIIKVLALPFQQM, from the exons ATGCCAGTTGATCCTCAAGACACTAAAGAGCACATAAAGGCCACTGACAATAAGCAACATGCACGGTCTCTGGAACCAGAGAACGAATGTTTCCAGAAACTGAAGAACTTTGATGTTTCTACTACTGCTACAGATCGACCATCTTCTTTGGTCGGGGGATCATGTTGCCATTGCGGTCAGAGAATTCTGCTCCGGTCACATGAGACACCCAGGCAACGAGCCCAACAGGAGAAGGTAGAAGAGTTATCAGATGATGGCCACATGATGGACCTACTTCAAAAGATTGATTGCTTGAGGTTAGGTTCACAGGATACTAGTCAAACAGGGCCACACACTGCAATGGAAGGACCGGTACTTAGAAAG GAAGAGACAGGATATGATTCAATGAAAAGAGAAGGTTGTCCATCAGGTTTCAAGGATTTTAAATCGATGCTGAGTTCTTTCATGGAGTACAG TCAATTGAAGGTCATCGCTGAACTTAATAATGGGGTTCATGTTGGCTCTTGGAAAGTTGTCTCAAG CATAGAGCTCAATAAAGATGAAGAATTGTTTGGAACAGCTGGGATTTCGAAGACCATCGaagttttccatttttcctcg GTGGTGAACGGAACAGCTGCGGGTCATGGACCTGTTGCGAAAATCTCCAAGGAATCGAAACTTAGTTGCTTGAGTTGGAATAAGTACATGAACAACCAATTCGCTGTTAGTGATTATGGAGGCATAGTAGCTGTTCACGATGCAGCTACTTCTCAG AGTATGATTCAATTTAAGGAGCATGATAATCGAGTTTGGTCGATTGATTTCTCGCACACTGAGCCTCATTTGCTCATTTCTGGAGGTGATGGCTGCAAG GTTAAGGTTTGGTCCACCAAGCAAGAAGCGAGTGTTCTTACCATCGACATGAGGGCCAGCATTTGCACTGTCAAATATGATCCTGGATCGAGCGTGTACTTAGCT GTGGGTTCAGCAGATCATAACATTTATTACTACGACTTGAGATATGTCAGTGAACCGGTGCATAAGCTCAAAGGGCATGGGAAGTCTGTTTCCCATGTGGAATTCTCCTCTAGCAACAACCTTGTCTCTGCTTCTATCGACAGCTCCTTGCGCCTGTGGGATATAAAGAAATGCGCTCCT CTCCGTGTATTTAGAGGACACTCGAATACGAAAAACTTTGTGGGCCTCTCGTCGAGTGGCGACTTCATAGGATGTGGCAGCGAAACAAATGAAGTGGTCGTCTATCACAAG GATTTTTCTAGACCGGCAGCTTGGCACAGCTTCGATTCCCCCTGCACAGGTCATGCCGGCAAGACTGCAGATGTATGCTTTGTAAGCGCAGTGTGCTGGAAACGCGACAGTTCAGTGATGCTGGCGGCAAACGGCCAAGGAATTATCAAAGTACTTGCGTTACCATTTCAACAGATGTAa
- the LOC104441439 gene encoding E3 ubiquitin-protein ligase COP1 isoform X1 — translation MGGGSVGSSVAGDDDELSCPICMDVTDDAFAAACGYQLMPVDPQDTKEHIKATDNKQHARSLEPENECFQKLKNFDVSTTATDRPSSLVGGSCCHCGQRILLRSHETPRQRAQQEKVEELSDDGHMMDLLQKIDCLRLGSQDTSQTGPHTAMEGPVLRKEETGYDSMKREGCPSGFKDFKSMLSSFMEYSQLKVIAELNNGVHVGSWKVVSSIELNKDEELFGTAGISKTIEVFHFSSVVNGTAAGHGPVAKISKESKLSCLSWNKYMNNQFAVSDYGGIVAVHDAATSQSMIQFKEHDNRVWSIDFSHTEPHLLISGGDGCKVKVWSTKQEASVLTIDMRASICTVKYDPGSSVYLAVGSADHNIYYYDLRYVSEPVHKLKGHGKSVSHVEFSSSNNLVSASIDSSLRLWDIKKCAPLRVFRGHSNTKNFVGLSSSGDFIGCGSETNEVVVYHKDFSRPAAWHSFDSPCTGHAGKTADVCFVSAVCWKRDSSVMLAANGQGIIKVLALPFQQM, via the exons AGCTGTCGTGTCCGATTTGCATGGACGTGACGGACGACGCCTTCGCCGCGGCTTGTGGATACCAACTA ATGCCAGTTGATCCTCAAGACACTAAAGAGCACATAAAGGCCACTGACAATAAGCAACATGCACGGTCTCTGGAACCAGAGAACGAATGTTTCCAGAAACTGAAGAACTTTGATGTTTCTACTACTGCTACAGATCGACCATCTTCTTTGGTCGGGGGATCATGTTGCCATTGCGGTCAGAGAATTCTGCTCCGGTCACATGAGACACCCAGGCAACGAGCCCAACAGGAGAAGGTAGAAGAGTTATCAGATGATGGCCACATGATGGACCTACTTCAAAAGATTGATTGCTTGAGGTTAGGTTCACAGGATACTAGTCAAACAGGGCCACACACTGCAATGGAAGGACCGGTACTTAGAAAG GAAGAGACAGGATATGATTCAATGAAAAGAGAAGGTTGTCCATCAGGTTTCAAGGATTTTAAATCGATGCTGAGTTCTTTCATGGAGTACAG TCAATTGAAGGTCATCGCTGAACTTAATAATGGGGTTCATGTTGGCTCTTGGAAAGTTGTCTCAAG CATAGAGCTCAATAAAGATGAAGAATTGTTTGGAACAGCTGGGATTTCGAAGACCATCGaagttttccatttttcctcg GTGGTGAACGGAACAGCTGCGGGTCATGGACCTGTTGCGAAAATCTCCAAGGAATCGAAACTTAGTTGCTTGAGTTGGAATAAGTACATGAACAACCAATTCGCTGTTAGTGATTATGGAGGCATAGTAGCTGTTCACGATGCAGCTACTTCTCAG AGTATGATTCAATTTAAGGAGCATGATAATCGAGTTTGGTCGATTGATTTCTCGCACACTGAGCCTCATTTGCTCATTTCTGGAGGTGATGGCTGCAAG GTTAAGGTTTGGTCCACCAAGCAAGAAGCGAGTGTTCTTACCATCGACATGAGGGCCAGCATTTGCACTGTCAAATATGATCCTGGATCGAGCGTGTACTTAGCT GTGGGTTCAGCAGATCATAACATTTATTACTACGACTTGAGATATGTCAGTGAACCGGTGCATAAGCTCAAAGGGCATGGGAAGTCTGTTTCCCATGTGGAATTCTCCTCTAGCAACAACCTTGTCTCTGCTTCTATCGACAGCTCCTTGCGCCTGTGGGATATAAAGAAATGCGCTCCT CTCCGTGTATTTAGAGGACACTCGAATACGAAAAACTTTGTGGGCCTCTCGTCGAGTGGCGACTTCATAGGATGTGGCAGCGAAACAAATGAAGTGGTCGTCTATCACAAG GATTTTTCTAGACCGGCAGCTTGGCACAGCTTCGATTCCCCCTGCACAGGTCATGCCGGCAAGACTGCAGATGTATGCTTTGTAAGCGCAGTGTGCTGGAAACGCGACAGTTCAGTGATGCTGGCGGCAAACGGCCAAGGAATTATCAAAGTACTTGCGTTACCATTTCAACAGATGTAa
- the LOC104441439 gene encoding E3 ubiquitin-protein ligase COP1 isoform X3 yields MMDLLQKIDCLRLGSQDTSQTGPHTAMEGPVLRKEETGYDSMKREGCPSGFKDFKSMLSSFMEYSQLKVIAELNNGVHVGSWKVVSSIELNKDEELFGTAGISKTIEVFHFSSVVNGTAAGHGPVAKISKESKLSCLSWNKYMNNQFAVSDYGGIVAVHDAATSQSMIQFKEHDNRVWSIDFSHTEPHLLISGGDGCKVKVWSTKQEASVLTIDMRASICTVKYDPGSSVYLAVGSADHNIYYYDLRYVSEPVHKLKGHGKSVSHVEFSSSNNLVSASIDSSLRLWDIKKCAPLRVFRGHSNTKNFVGLSSSGDFIGCGSETNEVVVYHKDFSRPAAWHSFDSPCTGHAGKTADVCFVSAVCWKRDSSVMLAANGQGIIKVLALPFQQM; encoded by the exons ATGATGGACCTACTTCAAAAGATTGATTGCTTGAGGTTAGGTTCACAGGATACTAGTCAAACAGGGCCACACACTGCAATGGAAGGACCGGTACTTAGAAAG GAAGAGACAGGATATGATTCAATGAAAAGAGAAGGTTGTCCATCAGGTTTCAAGGATTTTAAATCGATGCTGAGTTCTTTCATGGAGTACAG TCAATTGAAGGTCATCGCTGAACTTAATAATGGGGTTCATGTTGGCTCTTGGAAAGTTGTCTCAAG CATAGAGCTCAATAAAGATGAAGAATTGTTTGGAACAGCTGGGATTTCGAAGACCATCGaagttttccatttttcctcg GTGGTGAACGGAACAGCTGCGGGTCATGGACCTGTTGCGAAAATCTCCAAGGAATCGAAACTTAGTTGCTTGAGTTGGAATAAGTACATGAACAACCAATTCGCTGTTAGTGATTATGGAGGCATAGTAGCTGTTCACGATGCAGCTACTTCTCAG AGTATGATTCAATTTAAGGAGCATGATAATCGAGTTTGGTCGATTGATTTCTCGCACACTGAGCCTCATTTGCTCATTTCTGGAGGTGATGGCTGCAAG GTTAAGGTTTGGTCCACCAAGCAAGAAGCGAGTGTTCTTACCATCGACATGAGGGCCAGCATTTGCACTGTCAAATATGATCCTGGATCGAGCGTGTACTTAGCT GTGGGTTCAGCAGATCATAACATTTATTACTACGACTTGAGATATGTCAGTGAACCGGTGCATAAGCTCAAAGGGCATGGGAAGTCTGTTTCCCATGTGGAATTCTCCTCTAGCAACAACCTTGTCTCTGCTTCTATCGACAGCTCCTTGCGCCTGTGGGATATAAAGAAATGCGCTCCT CTCCGTGTATTTAGAGGACACTCGAATACGAAAAACTTTGTGGGCCTCTCGTCGAGTGGCGACTTCATAGGATGTGGCAGCGAAACAAATGAAGTGGTCGTCTATCACAAG GATTTTTCTAGACCGGCAGCTTGGCACAGCTTCGATTCCCCCTGCACAGGTCATGCCGGCAAGACTGCAGATGTATGCTTTGTAAGCGCAGTGTGCTGGAAACGCGACAGTTCAGTGATGCTGGCGGCAAACGGCCAAGGAATTATCAAAGTACTTGCGTTACCATTTCAACAGATGTAa